The following are encoded together in the Paludisphaera mucosa genome:
- a CDS encoding carboxymuconolactone decarboxylase family protein, which yields MAWVRTIARDEASAELAAALEGQHALYPAEYDGPIRGLDERTPGIVASHTLIPQALYHAFATFGALMAPDLPLSRRDHEMIALMVSTTNRCRYCSAAHAEFLRRVVLDDDLVRALREDYANAPIADRERAMLDYAVQVTQDATRVSPAWHDRLRGVGFDDRGILQVTLIAAWFNYINRAADALGVGRD from the coding sequence ATGGCCTGGGTTCGCACGATCGCGCGGGACGAGGCGTCCGCCGAGCTGGCCGCCGCGCTGGAGGGGCAGCATGCGCTCTATCCGGCGGAGTACGACGGTCCGATCCGGGGGCTCGACGAGAGGACGCCGGGGATCGTGGCGTCGCACACGCTGATCCCGCAGGCGCTCTACCATGCGTTCGCGACGTTCGGGGCGCTGATGGCGCCCGACCTGCCGCTCTCGCGGCGCGACCACGAGATGATCGCGCTGATGGTCTCGACGACCAACCGCTGCCGGTACTGCTCGGCGGCCCACGCCGAGTTCCTGCGCCGGGTGGTCCTGGACGACGACCTCGTCCGGGCCCTCCGCGAGGACTACGCGAACGCCCCGATCGCCGACCGCGAGCGCGCGATGCTCGACTACGCCGTGCAGGTCACGCAGGACGCGACCCGGGTCTCGCCCGCCTGGCACGACCGGCTCCGCGGCGTCGGCTTCGACGACCGGGGGATCCTCCAGGTCACCCTGATCGCGGCCTGGTTCAACTACATCAACCGCGCGGCCGACGCGCTCGGCGTGGGCCGCGACTGA
- a CDS encoding cystathionine gamma-synthase family protein: MSDAESRPHVRTQAVWAGEGGVFMGRATQVPVVHSVSFGYDDLDEWRAAALGEIPGHIYGRNTNPTVAVFEEKVRILEGAEAATSFSTGMAAISDTLFTLLEPGRKVVSVVDTYGGTNRMFGEFLPRVGVEAVLCPTADHEAIEAAIDGGPRVLYLESPTNPTCKVLDIARLAARARAKGALVVVDNTFATPVNQHPLELGAHLVIHSATKFLGGHADALGGVVAGDAALVEAIFRRREITGATLHPDAAYMLLRGMKTLALRVERQNANALAVARRLKAHPLVANVFYPGLEGHPNHDVAARQMPGGFGGVLSFQLHGDFEVVKRFLPRLRWAHRAANLGAVETVVAPPATGSHVELTAAQRAALGIPETLVRYSCGIEDAGDLIADLEQALAAVG; this comes from the coding sequence ATGTCCGACGCCGAGTCCCGTCCGCACGTCCGCACCCAGGCCGTCTGGGCGGGCGAAGGGGGCGTCTTCATGGGGCGCGCCACGCAGGTCCCGGTCGTCCACAGCGTCTCGTTCGGCTACGACGACCTGGACGAATGGCGCGCGGCGGCCCTGGGCGAGATCCCGGGTCACATCTACGGCCGCAACACCAACCCGACGGTCGCCGTCTTCGAGGAGAAGGTGCGGATCCTCGAAGGGGCCGAGGCCGCGACGAGCTTCTCGACCGGCATGGCCGCGATCAGCGACACCCTGTTCACCCTGCTGGAGCCGGGCCGGAAGGTCGTCTCGGTGGTCGACACCTACGGCGGCACCAACCGGATGTTCGGCGAGTTCCTCCCCCGCGTCGGCGTCGAGGCGGTGCTCTGCCCGACCGCCGACCACGAGGCGATCGAGGCGGCGATCGACGGCGGCCCGCGCGTGCTCTACCTGGAGAGCCCGACGAACCCGACGTGCAAGGTCCTGGACATCGCCCGCCTGGCCGCCCGGGCGCGGGCGAAGGGGGCCCTGGTCGTCGTCGACAACACGTTCGCCACGCCCGTCAACCAGCATCCGCTGGAGCTGGGCGCGCACCTGGTGATCCACAGCGCGACCAAGTTCCTCGGCGGCCACGCCGACGCGCTGGGGGGCGTGGTCGCGGGCGACGCCGCGCTCGTCGAGGCGATCTTCCGGCGTCGCGAGATCACCGGCGCGACGCTCCACCCCGACGCCGCCTACATGCTGCTGCGGGGGATGAAGACGCTGGCCCTGCGGGTCGAGCGCCAGAACGCGAACGCCCTGGCCGTCGCCCGCCGGCTCAAGGCCCATCCGCTCGTCGCGAACGTCTTCTACCCCGGCCTGGAAGGCCACCCGAACCACGACGTCGCGGCGCGGCAGATGCCGGGGGGCTTCGGCGGCGTCCTGAGCTTCCAGCTCCACGGCGACTTCGAGGTCGTCAAGCGGTTCCTCCCCCGTCTGCGGTGGGCCCATCGCGCGGCCAACCTGGGGGCGGTCGAGACCGTCGTCGCGCCGCCGGCCACCGGCTCGCACGTCGAGCTGACCGCCGCCCAGCGGGCCGCCCTGGGCATCCCCGAGACCCTCGTCCGCTACTCCTGCGGCATCGAGGACGCCGGCGATCTGATCGCCGACCTGGAGCAGGCGCTGGCCGCCGTCGGCTGA
- a CDS encoding acyltransferase family protein produces MRSSEDLPRGSDSAAVRDGGLDHRRERVAGFDVLRLAALLAIVWFHAGAPGAEYTAWRLPTLAIISAALAAGRGEPRPLPQQIRKSGSRLLVPWLFWCGVYGAVELGSHLRHGVSIWDELGPRILVTGTSVHLWYLPFAFVMILFLNVARRLTSGVRPSYACLLAAGLAGLSLAVLAVDKSYRDDAGTPGPQWLRCVPAVFLGLAVGTAMRHAGLRRPGVIAIAAFNTLACGLIALWFRDELAARYGLAMLLVAPASAWRFEPPRWVAAAVGMAMGVYLVHMSIHRMVYAVSNRLPTPDLPPAGHGALVIAISFAAVWAISQSPLKRFV; encoded by the coding sequence ATGAGGAGTTCCGAGGATCTGCCGCGCGGGTCGGACTCCGCGGCGGTTCGGGACGGCGGCCTCGACCACCGCCGCGAGCGGGTCGCGGGCTTCGACGTCCTCCGGCTGGCGGCGCTGCTGGCGATCGTCTGGTTCCACGCCGGGGCCCCCGGGGCCGAGTACACGGCCTGGCGGCTGCCCACGCTGGCGATCATCTCGGCGGCCCTGGCCGCCGGCCGCGGCGAGCCCCGGCCGCTGCCGCAGCAGATCCGCAAGTCGGGCTCGCGGCTGCTGGTCCCCTGGCTCTTCTGGTGCGGCGTCTACGGGGCCGTCGAGCTGGGCTCGCACCTGAGGCACGGGGTCTCGATCTGGGACGAGCTGGGCCCGCGCATCCTGGTGACGGGCACCTCGGTCCACCTCTGGTACCTGCCCTTCGCATTCGTGATGATCCTCTTCCTCAACGTGGCCCGCCGGCTGACCTCCGGGGTCCGGCCGTCGTACGCCTGCCTCCTCGCCGCGGGGCTGGCGGGGCTCTCGCTGGCCGTCCTGGCGGTCGACAAGTCGTACCGCGACGACGCCGGCACGCCGGGGCCGCAGTGGCTGCGCTGCGTGCCGGCGGTCTTCCTCGGCCTGGCCGTCGGCACCGCGATGCGGCACGCCGGCCTCCGTCGCCCGGGCGTGATCGCCATCGCGGCCTTCAACACCCTGGCGTGCGGGCTGATCGCGCTCTGGTTCCGCGACGAGCTGGCCGCGCGGTACGGCCTGGCGATGCTGCTGGTCGCGCCGGCGTCGGCCTGGCGGTTCGAGCCCCCGCGCTGGGTCGCCGCGGCGGTCGGCATGGCGATGGGGGTCTACCTCGTCCACATGTCGATCCACCGCATGGTCTACGCCGTCTCCAACCGGCTGCCGACCCCGGACCTGCCCCCGGCCGGACACGGGGCGCTGGTGATCGCCATCTCCTTCGCCGCGGTCTGGGCGATCTCGCAATCGCCGCTCAAGCGGTTCGTCTGA
- a CDS encoding O-acetylhomoserine aminocarboxypropyltransferase/cysteine synthase family protein: protein MKLETICLHGGAGPDPTTMSRGVPVYRTSSYVFKSAEHAQNLFALKELGNIYTRLMNPTTDVLEKRVALLEGAPEPAGLAVSSGTAGVFYSIINLAQAGDNIVSARNLYGGTYTQFHDILPTLGIHAKFVDSNDPDNFAAAIDGNTRALFCESVSNPALEVTDLEAVAKVAHDHGLPLVVDATFSTPYLTRALDHGADVVVHSLTKWFGGHGTGIGGVVVDSGRFNWAGGKHPLFTIPDTSYHGLRWGVDLPEPLAPLAYILRMRTVPLRNLGACIAPDNSWMFLQGIETLPLRMERHCENALAVAKHLNAHPKATWVRFPGLEGDPMYDLNKKYLRGKGGSMVVFGIRGGAEAGRKFIESLRLFSHLANVGDAKSLAIHPASTTHSQLDEGQQREGGITPDLVRLSIGIEHIDDILADVDQALDVACP from the coding sequence ATGAAACTCGAGACGATTTGCCTCCACGGCGGCGCCGGACCCGACCCCACCACCATGTCGCGCGGGGTGCCGGTCTATCGCACCAGCTCGTACGTCTTCAAGAGCGCCGAGCACGCCCAGAACCTGTTCGCGCTCAAGGAGCTGGGCAACATCTACACCCGGCTCATGAACCCCACGACCGACGTGCTGGAGAAGCGGGTCGCCCTGCTCGAAGGCGCGCCCGAGCCGGCCGGCCTGGCGGTCTCGTCGGGGACCGCGGGGGTCTTCTACTCGATCATCAACCTGGCCCAGGCGGGCGACAACATCGTGTCGGCCCGCAACCTCTACGGCGGGACCTACACCCAGTTCCACGACATCCTGCCGACCCTGGGCATCCACGCCAAGTTCGTCGACTCCAACGACCCGGACAACTTCGCCGCGGCCATCGACGGCAACACCCGGGCCCTCTTCTGCGAGAGCGTCTCGAACCCGGCCCTGGAGGTCACCGACCTGGAGGCCGTCGCCAAGGTCGCCCACGACCACGGCCTGCCCCTGGTCGTCGACGCCACCTTCTCGACCCCCTACCTGACCCGCGCGCTCGACCACGGCGCGGACGTCGTCGTGCACTCGCTGACCAAGTGGTTCGGCGGCCACGGGACGGGCATCGGCGGCGTGGTCGTCGACTCGGGCCGGTTCAACTGGGCCGGCGGCAAGCACCCGCTCTTCACGATCCCCGACACCAGCTACCACGGCCTGCGCTGGGGCGTCGACCTCCCCGAGCCGCTCGCCCCGCTGGCCTACATCCTGCGGATGCGGACCGTCCCGCTGCGGAACCTGGGCGCGTGCATCGCGCCGGACAACTCGTGGATGTTCCTGCAGGGGATCGAGACGCTCCCCCTGCGGATGGAGCGGCACTGCGAGAACGCGCTGGCCGTCGCAAAGCACCTGAACGCGCACCCGAAGGCGACCTGGGTCCGCTTCCCCGGGCTCGAAGGCGACCCGATGTACGACCTCAACAAGAAGTACCTCCGGGGCAAGGGGGGCTCGATGGTCGTCTTCGGCATCCGCGGCGGCGCCGAGGCGGGCCGGAAGTTCATCGAGTCGCTCCGGCTGTTCTCGCACCTGGCGAACGTCGGCGACGCCAAGAGCCTGGCCATCCACCCGGCCTCGACCACCCACTCGCAGCTCGACGAGGGCCAGCAGCGCGAGGGGGGCATCACCCCCGACCTCGTCCGCCTGTCCATCGGCATCGAGCACATCGACGACATCCTCGCCGACGTCGACCAGGCGCTCGACGTCGCCTGCCCGTGA
- the metX gene encoding homoserine O-acetyltransferase MetX → MMIQTLPETRTQFFEFDDPAHPLPLCVGPPLARFTLAYETYGRMNADRSNVILLYHAMTGSQHAAGWNPDVPGLDGRWTEEMHEGWWDAFIGPGKALDTDKFCVVCANYLGGCYGSTGPASIDPETGLPWGSTFPVLRMRDVVESQMRLLDHLGVGKLHAVVGPSIGGFLALLTAAIHPDRVRFVLPVSTGVETTIDQRLLNFEQVTAIEADPYFRGGDYYAGARPDVGLALARRIAHKTFISPDALRKRARDEVVSQKPPHGWYEMNHPVESYMLHQGQKFVRRFDANTYLRILDAWQWFNLVAEARARDLRDVFERCRGQEFLVFSIDNDHTFNRGHQQKLVRLLKRAEVPVIWITVHSDKGHDAFLLEPRLFTPHIQEVLNHRDE, encoded by the coding sequence ATGATGATCCAGACCCTCCCCGAGACCCGGACGCAGTTCTTCGAGTTCGACGACCCGGCGCATCCCCTGCCCCTGTGCGTCGGGCCGCCGCTGGCGCGGTTCACGCTGGCGTACGAGACGTACGGGCGGATGAACGCCGACCGCTCGAACGTGATCCTGCTGTACCACGCGATGACCGGCAGCCAGCACGCGGCCGGCTGGAACCCCGACGTCCCCGGGCTCGACGGCCGCTGGACCGAGGAGATGCACGAGGGCTGGTGGGACGCCTTCATCGGCCCCGGCAAGGCGCTCGACACCGACAAGTTCTGCGTCGTCTGCGCCAACTACCTGGGGGGCTGCTACGGCTCGACGGGCCCGGCCTCGATCGACCCCGAGACCGGCCTGCCCTGGGGCTCGACGTTCCCCGTCCTGCGGATGCGCGACGTGGTCGAGTCGCAGATGAGGCTGCTGGACCACCTGGGCGTCGGCAAGCTCCACGCGGTCGTCGGCCCCTCGATCGGCGGCTTCCTCGCCCTCTTGACGGCGGCGATCCACCCCGACCGCGTCCGCTTCGTCCTGCCGGTCAGTACGGGCGTCGAGACGACCATCGACCAGCGGCTCCTGAACTTCGAGCAGGTGACGGCCATCGAGGCCGACCCCTACTTCCGCGGCGGCGACTACTACGCCGGCGCCCGGCCCGACGTCGGCCTCGCCCTGGCGCGGCGGATCGCCCACAAGACGTTCATCTCGCCCGACGCCCTGCGCAAGCGCGCCCGCGACGAGGTCGTCAGCCAGAAGCCGCCCCACGGCTGGTACGAGATGAACCACCCGGTCGAGTCGTACATGCTCCACCAGGGCCAGAAGTTCGTGAGGCGGTTCGACGCCAACACGTACCTGCGGATCCTCGACGCCTGGCAGTGGTTCAACCTCGTCGCCGAGGCCCGCGCCCGGGACCTGCGCGACGTCTTCGAACGCTGTCGGGGCCAGGAGTTCCTGGTCTTCAGCATCGACAACGACCACACCTTCAACCGCGGGCATCAGCAGAAGCTCGTCCGCCTGCTCAAGCGGGCCGAGGTCCCGGTGATCTGGATCACGGTCCACTCCGACAAGGGCCACGACGCCTTCCTTCTGGAACCGCGGCTGTTCACCCCGCATATTCAAGAGGTGCTCAACCACCGCGACGAATAG
- a CDS encoding 3-keto-disaccharide hydrolase, giving the protein MTPHRPLLALAATLLAGASAFGYYVTLEEGHKPGYKDTPFLPGNKWRVHDADRPHPPVVTPGAAVGQAPSDAVVLFDGKDLSKWRGDHGDPTWDVVDGAIVAKGGSGSLVTREEFGDAQIHVEWTAPNPPKGSDQGRGNSGVLIFGRYEIQVLDNYKNLTYADGHAGAVYGQHPPLVNALRPPGEWQSYDILFTAPKFKDDGQVETPAYVTILVNGVVVQNHAEILGSVAFRDLGRYQKHGPKGPILLQDHGNPVRFRNIWVRPIGSES; this is encoded by the coding sequence ATGACGCCCCACCGCCCCCTCCTCGCCCTCGCCGCCACGCTCCTCGCGGGAGCCTCGGCCTTCGGCTACTACGTCACGCTCGAAGAGGGCCACAAGCCCGGCTACAAGGACACGCCCTTCCTCCCCGGGAACAAGTGGCGGGTCCACGACGCCGACCGCCCCCACCCGCCGGTCGTCACGCCCGGCGCGGCGGTCGGCCAGGCCCCGTCCGACGCGGTCGTCCTCTTCGACGGCAAGGACCTCTCGAAGTGGCGCGGCGACCACGGCGACCCGACCTGGGACGTCGTCGACGGCGCGATCGTCGCCAAGGGGGGATCGGGATCGCTCGTCACCCGCGAGGAGTTCGGCGACGCTCAGATCCACGTCGAATGGACCGCCCCCAACCCGCCCAAGGGGAGCGACCAGGGCCGCGGCAACAGCGGCGTCCTGATCTTCGGCCGCTACGAGATCCAGGTGCTCGACAACTACAAGAACCTGACCTACGCCGATGGCCACGCCGGCGCGGTCTACGGCCAGCACCCGCCGCTCGTCAACGCCCTGCGGCCGCCCGGCGAGTGGCAGTCTTACGACATCCTCTTCACCGCCCCCAAATTCAAGGACGACGGCCAGGTCGAGACGCCGGCCTACGTGACCATCCTGGTCAACGGCGTCGTCGTCCAGAACCACGCCGAGATCCTCGGCTCCGTCGCCTTCCGCGACCTCGGCCGCTACCAGAAGCACGGCCCCAAGGGCCCCATCCTCCTGCAAGACCACGGCAACCCCGTCCGCTTCCGGAACATCTGGGTCCGGCCGATCGGCTCCGAGAGCTGA
- a CDS encoding tetratricopeptide repeat protein, translated as MTEADEAWRDDPTDAAGFIRRGDARSDEERYDEAAADYTEAIRLEPANAEAFFGRARARYGGLGDARARYDDSDLEKSAADYDEAIRINPALASPSFRRGLAEAFTRRCSRRYYDREYVDALAAVDEAVRWDPGYEHAYYWRGIVWSWFEEYERAVRDYDDAVRLAPRATNYEHRGRAWSALREYDRAIADFGEAMWLDPEGPSACRSRGDAWSAKREYERAVADYTEAIRRKPTDYFAYEGRGVARSALKLYDRAIADFDEVVRLNADSCTTSCRRGDAWRGAREYGLALAEYDRVIADYSVAKPPNGPWAWPYLSKAVVRLVQGRAEAVADARAAIEAEGWRGEHALRAALVGGFGARRAGMGDEGRRFLDEAAEHADASAWPFPIVRFLRREIDEPALLALAADRDERAEASCWLGYDHLFEGRGEEAREDFRRVVGHGSPLALETFLAEAELERLD; from the coding sequence GTGACCGAAGCTGACGAGGCCTGGCGAGACGACCCGACGGACGCCGCCGGCTTCATCCGGCGGGGCGACGCGCGGAGCGACGAGGAACGGTACGACGAGGCCGCGGCCGACTACACCGAGGCCATACGGCTCGAACCGGCGAACGCCGAGGCGTTCTTCGGCCGCGCACGCGCCCGGTACGGCGGTCTTGGCGACGCTCGCGCACGGTATGACGATTCGGACCTCGAAAAGTCCGCGGCGGATTACGACGAGGCGATCCGGATCAACCCTGCGCTCGCGTCCCCGTCCTTCCGACGAGGCCTCGCGGAGGCCTTCACCAGACGCTGCTCCCGGAGATATTACGATCGCGAATACGTCGATGCTCTCGCCGCCGTCGACGAGGCCGTCCGATGGGATCCGGGGTACGAGCACGCCTATTACTGGAGAGGGATCGTCTGGTCCTGGTTTGAGGAATACGAGCGGGCGGTTCGCGATTATGACGACGCCGTCCGGCTCGCTCCGCGAGCGACGAATTACGAGCATCGAGGTCGGGCCTGGTCGGCGCTTCGAGAGTATGATCGTGCGATCGCGGATTTCGGCGAGGCCATGTGGCTCGATCCCGAAGGTCCCTCCGCCTGCCGCTCTCGTGGGGACGCCTGGAGCGCCAAGCGGGAGTACGAACGGGCCGTCGCCGACTACACCGAGGCCATCCGGCGGAAGCCGACCGACTACTTCGCCTACGAGGGCCGTGGTGTCGCCCGGAGTGCTCTGAAGCTCTACGACCGGGCGATCGCCGATTTCGACGAGGTCGTCCGCCTCAACGCCGATTCGTGCACCACTTCCTGCCGGCGTGGCGACGCCTGGCGAGGGGCCCGGGAATACGGCCTGGCCCTGGCCGAGTACGATCGGGTGATCGCCGACTATTCCGTGGCGAAACCGCCCAACGGCCCGTGGGCGTGGCCCTATCTGAGCAAGGCCGTCGTCCGCCTCGTCCAGGGCCGGGCCGAGGCCGTCGCCGACGCCCGCGCGGCGATCGAGGCCGAGGGCTGGCGAGGGGAGCACGCGCTCCGGGCCGCCCTCGTCGGCGGCTTCGGGGCGCGACGCGCCGGGATGGGCGACGAGGGCCGGCGGTTCCTCGACGAGGCGGCGGAGCACGCCGACGCGTCGGCCTGGCCGTTCCCGATCGTCCGGTTCCTGCGCCGCGAGATCGACGAGCCCGCCCTGCTCGCCCTGGCCGCCGATCGCGACGAGCGGGCCGAGGCGTCCTGCTGGCTCGGTTACGATCACCTTTTTGAAGGTCGGGGTGAGGAGGCTCGGGAGGACTTTCGACGGGTCGTGGGTCACGGCTCGCCGCTCGCCCTGGAAACCTTCCTCGCCGAGGCGGAGCTGGAACGCCTCGATTGA
- the lon gene encoding endopeptidase La, which yields MAERQTLPVLPLRGTVMYPGLTVPIGVGRPGTLHAIEAALKGNREVFAVAQRENVDEPTTDQLFTMGVVGKIGQVQRGLGGVQLLLQGEHRAAVLNYHEGEDYLTADVMPIAEVPPLDEKDAAFAALYKETRERAMELGERRGLPDEVLHQVLDSVTEPGRFADLVAGYVELPVADKQLLLETMGVEERLRRVLIQVQRQIGMLAAQAEIKSQVQEELGERQREMFLREQLKAIQKELGDDDQSRELTELRAKLDKLELPREARVEVERELGRLERSGRESMEAQVIRTYLEWIAELPWNTRSDDDLDLKHATEVLDEDHYGLEDVKDRVLEFLAVRQLRARKMAEEVETAGECAASKLKDARETVTPSLAGPKPDDDRAITDGKEAKAKAMARGPILLFVGPPGVGKTSIAKSIARALGRKYIRAALGGIRDEADIRGHRRTYVGAMPGRIVSGLKQAGTRNPVFLLDEVDKLGVSFQGDPASALLEVLDPAQNDTFTDNYLNVPFDLSEVLFVATANFIQNIPGPLLDRMEIVDFAGYTEREKAEIAKTYLIPRQLEESGLSKAEVTFTDEAVAAVVSEYTRESGVRQLERQIGAVTRKVARKLAAGQAVDPTIGPDDVHDLLGRPKVHPEHAGEGPEVGVATGMYYTPAGGDIMFVEAAVRRLQGGRKPDEDGDQYAGPGSVSLILTGQLGDVMKESARAAVTYATANARILKIPDDRLGSIELHIHVPAGAIPKDGPSAGVAMASAIVSALTNRPVRSDVAMTGEVTLRGRVLPIGGVKEKVLGAHRAGIREIILPKKNEADLDDIPADVREALVFHCVSNLDEAFAVALEPAKGRIAAEPPILEPVG from the coding sequence ATGGCCGAACGACAGACGTTGCCGGTGCTGCCCTTGCGGGGCACCGTGATGTATCCCGGGCTGACGGTCCCGATCGGGGTCGGCCGGCCGGGGACGTTGCATGCGATCGAGGCGGCGCTGAAGGGGAACCGCGAGGTCTTCGCGGTCGCCCAGCGCGAGAACGTGGACGAGCCGACGACGGACCAGCTCTTCACGATGGGCGTGGTCGGCAAGATCGGCCAGGTCCAGCGCGGGCTGGGGGGCGTGCAGCTCCTGCTCCAGGGCGAGCACCGCGCGGCGGTGCTGAACTACCACGAGGGCGAAGACTACCTGACGGCCGACGTCATGCCGATCGCCGAGGTGCCGCCGCTCGACGAGAAGGACGCGGCGTTCGCCGCGCTCTACAAGGAGACCCGGGAACGGGCGATGGAGCTGGGCGAGCGCCGGGGCCTGCCCGACGAGGTCCTGCACCAGGTGCTCGACTCCGTGACCGAGCCCGGCCGGTTCGCCGACCTGGTCGCGGGGTACGTCGAGCTGCCCGTGGCCGACAAGCAGCTCTTGCTGGAGACGATGGGGGTGGAGGAGCGGCTGCGGCGGGTCCTGATCCAGGTCCAGCGCCAGATCGGGATGCTCGCGGCCCAGGCCGAGATCAAGTCGCAGGTGCAGGAGGAGCTGGGCGAGCGCCAGCGCGAGATGTTCCTGCGCGAGCAGCTCAAGGCGATCCAGAAGGAGCTGGGCGACGACGACCAGTCGCGCGAGCTGACCGAGCTGCGCGCCAAGCTCGACAAGCTGGAGCTGCCCCGCGAGGCCCGCGTGGAGGTCGAGCGCGAGCTGGGCCGGCTGGAGCGGTCGGGGCGCGAGTCGATGGAGGCGCAGGTCATCCGCACCTACCTGGAGTGGATCGCCGAGCTGCCCTGGAACACCCGGTCCGACGACGACCTGGACCTGAAGCACGCCACCGAGGTGCTCGACGAGGACCACTACGGCCTCGAAGACGTCAAGGACCGCGTGCTCGAGTTCCTGGCCGTGCGCCAGCTCCGCGCCCGCAAGATGGCCGAGGAGGTCGAGACGGCCGGCGAGTGCGCGGCGTCGAAGCTGAAGGACGCCCGGGAGACGGTCACGCCGTCGCTCGCCGGCCCCAAGCCCGACGACGACCGCGCGATCACCGACGGCAAGGAGGCGAAGGCCAAGGCGATGGCCCGGGGCCCGATCCTGCTGTTCGTCGGCCCGCCGGGCGTGGGCAAGACGTCGATCGCCAAGTCGATCGCCCGGGCCCTGGGGCGGAAGTACATCCGCGCCGCGCTGGGCGGCATCCGCGACGAGGCCGACATCCGCGGCCATCGCCGGACCTACGTCGGCGCCATGCCCGGCCGGATCGTCTCGGGCCTCAAGCAGGCCGGGACCAGGAACCCCGTCTTCCTGCTCGACGAGGTCGACAAGCTGGGCGTCTCGTTCCAGGGCGACCCGGCCAGCGCGCTCCTGGAGGTCCTCGACCCGGCGCAGAACGACACGTTCACGGACAACTACCTGAACGTCCCGTTCGACCTGAGCGAGGTCCTCTTCGTGGCGACGGCGAACTTCATCCAGAACATCCCCGGGCCGCTCCTGGACCGGATGGAGATCGTGGACTTCGCCGGCTACACCGAGCGCGAGAAGGCCGAGATCGCCAAGACGTACCTGATCCCGCGTCAGCTCGAAGAGTCGGGCCTGTCGAAGGCCGAGGTGACGTTCACCGACGAGGCCGTCGCGGCCGTCGTGAGCGAGTACACCCGCGAGAGCGGCGTGCGCCAGCTCGAACGCCAGATCGGCGCCGTGACCCGCAAGGTGGCGAGGAAGCTCGCGGCGGGGCAGGCGGTCGACCCGACGATCGGCCCCGACGACGTCCACGACCTGCTGGGCCGGCCCAAGGTCCACCCCGAGCACGCGGGCGAAGGCCCCGAGGTCGGCGTGGCGACCGGCATGTACTACACCCCGGCCGGCGGCGACATCATGTTCGTCGAGGCCGCCGTGCGCCGGCTCCAGGGGGGCCGCAAGCCCGACGAGGACGGCGACCAGTACGCCGGCCCCGGCAGCGTCTCCTTGATCCTCACCGGCCAGCTCGGCGACGTCATGAAGGAATCGGCGCGGGCCGCCGTGACCTACGCGACGGCCAACGCGCGGATCCTGAAGATCCCCGACGACCGCCTGGGCTCGATCGAACTGCACATCCACGTGCCGGCGGGCGCGATCCCCAAGGACGGCCCCTCGGCGGGCGTGGCGATGGCCTCGGCCATCGTCTCGGCCCTCACCAACCGGCCCGTCCGCAGCGACGTCGCCATGACCGGCGAGGTCACCCTGCGGGGCCGCGTCCTCCCCATCGGCGGGGTCAAGGAGAAGGTCCTCGGCGCCCACCGCGCCGGGATCCGCGAGATCATCCTGCCCAAGAAGAACGAGGCCGACCTCGACGACATCCCCGCCGACGTCCGCGAGGCCCTGGTCTTCCACTGCGTCTCCAACCTCGACGAGGCCTTCGCCGTCGCCCTCGAGCCGGCGAAAGGCCGCATCGCCGCCGAGCCGCCGATCCTCGAACCGGTGGGCTGA